The following are encoded in a window of Geobacter metallireducens GS-15 genomic DNA:
- the cooS gene encoding anaerobic carbon-monoxide dehydrogenase catalytic subunit, whose translation MSKKNTFPTKGDVIARTPDPAVRAILEHLDQAGIETSFDRFDAQKPHCGFGLAGTCCKNCHMGPCRITPKSQRGVCGADAHLIVARNILRWTAAGVAAHGARGREVMLALKGAAEGALDLPILGPEKVVATAKAFGIFDENKAIPQMAGEIALILLEDLCRTIPGPHRTLEAMATPERLSVWKELDILPVGAYHEVFEALHRTTTGTDGDWENVMRQVLRCGLAFAWSSVMGSAVAMDCLYGLPKRSRVSTNVGAITENTVNIAVHGHSPVLVAAILAAARRTELIEEAKEAGAETVRLYGICCSGHSALAKFGDVTPLSNAMGAELVLATGALDLWVADVQDVFPGIMDVAACFHTRVVTTSDSARLPGAEHIAFDHHHSNLDQADQLAQRIVRRGIQAFGERQAGKVFIPPARMDAEVGFSVENITATFGGADRLLEHLQSGRIRGVVNLVGCNNPKVVYEEAVVKVAEELIAHDVVLLTNGCAAFALLKMGFCLPEGVTGAGDGLKSVLGPLNLPPVWHMGECLDNARASALFKGLALTAAEPLRRLPCAFSSPEWSNEKGLGAALGFRLLGLNSYHCIAPPVAGSDKVARFFAEATRETLGSVMVVDGDPVALARRIVADFDERRAALGWAPCGPPASARLMALQQEAGHAHAHAHGHPHHHEHP comes from the coding sequence ATGAGCAAGAAGAACACGTTTCCAACCAAGGGCGATGTTATCGCCCGCACCCCCGATCCAGCGGTCCGAGCCATTCTGGAACATCTGGACCAGGCCGGCATTGAGACCTCCTTCGATCGTTTCGATGCCCAGAAGCCCCACTGCGGTTTCGGCCTGGCCGGAACATGCTGCAAGAACTGCCACATGGGCCCCTGCCGGATTACGCCGAAAAGCCAGCGGGGCGTCTGCGGCGCCGATGCGCACCTGATCGTTGCCCGCAATATACTCCGCTGGACGGCGGCGGGTGTGGCGGCCCACGGGGCCCGGGGACGGGAGGTGATGCTGGCCCTCAAAGGGGCGGCTGAAGGCGCTCTCGACCTGCCGATCCTCGGCCCGGAAAAGGTCGTGGCCACAGCCAAAGCGTTCGGGATCTTTGATGAAAATAAAGCCATCCCCCAGATGGCGGGTGAGATTGCCCTCATCCTCCTGGAGGACCTCTGCCGGACCATTCCCGGACCGCACCGGACCCTGGAGGCCATGGCGACTCCTGAGCGTCTTTCTGTCTGGAAGGAACTCGACATCCTCCCAGTTGGGGCCTACCACGAGGTGTTCGAGGCCCTGCACCGCACCACCACCGGCACCGACGGCGATTGGGAAAACGTCATGCGCCAGGTGCTCCGCTGCGGCCTTGCCTTTGCCTGGAGCAGCGTGATGGGGTCCGCCGTCGCCATGGACTGTCTCTATGGTCTCCCCAAGCGGAGCCGGGTTTCAACCAATGTTGGAGCAATCACCGAAAATACCGTGAACATCGCCGTCCACGGCCATTCGCCGGTGCTGGTGGCTGCCATCCTTGCAGCAGCCCGGCGGACGGAGCTGATTGAGGAGGCGAAAGAAGCGGGGGCCGAGACCGTTCGGCTCTACGGCATCTGCTGCTCCGGCCACTCGGCCTTGGCCAAGTTCGGCGACGTTACCCCCCTCTCAAACGCCATGGGGGCGGAGCTGGTGCTGGCAACCGGCGCCCTTGACCTTTGGGTGGCCGATGTCCAGGACGTTTTCCCCGGCATCATGGACGTTGCCGCCTGCTTCCACACCCGGGTGGTTACCACCAGTGACTCGGCCCGGCTTCCCGGTGCCGAGCATATTGCCTTTGACCACCATCACTCCAACCTCGACCAGGCCGACCAGTTGGCCCAGCGGATCGTGCGGCGCGGCATCCAGGCCTTCGGCGAGCGACAGGCAGGCAAGGTCTTCATCCCCCCTGCCCGGATGGACGCCGAGGTGGGCTTCTCCGTGGAGAATATCACCGCCACCTTTGGCGGGGCAGACCGACTCCTTGAACACCTGCAGAGCGGCCGCATCCGCGGCGTGGTGAACCTCGTGGGGTGCAACAATCCCAAGGTGGTCTACGAGGAGGCGGTGGTGAAGGTGGCCGAGGAACTCATCGCCCACGACGTGGTGCTTCTGACCAACGGTTGTGCCGCCTTTGCCCTGCTGAAGATGGGCTTTTGCCTCCCCGAGGGGGTGACCGGGGCCGGTGATGGGTTAAAGAGCGTGCTCGGTCCCCTCAACTTGCCGCCGGTCTGGCACATGGGCGAATGCCTCGACAACGCCCGGGCTTCAGCGCTGTTCAAGGGCTTGGCCCTGACCGCAGCCGAGCCCCTGCGTCGTCTCCCCTGCGCCTTTTCCAGCCCCGAGTGGTCCAACGAGAAGGGGCTCGGCGCAGCCCTCGGCTTCCGCCTTCTTGGCCTTAACTCCTACCACTGCATCGCCCCGCCAGTGGCCGGCTCGGACAAGGTCGCCCGCTTTTTCGCCGAGGCCACCCGGGAAACCCTCGGATCGGTCATGGTGGTGGATGGAGACCCTGTAGCCCTTGCCCGCCGGATCGTCGCCGACTTCGATGAGCGTCGTGCCGCGCTCGGCTGGGCCCCCTGCGGCCCGCCTGCCTCGGCCCGGCTCATGGCGCTCCAGCAGGAGGCGGGCCACGCCCATGCCCACGCCCACGGGCACCCACATCATCACGAACATCCGTAA
- the lpdA gene encoding dihydrolipoyl dehydrogenase translates to MKSFDVVIIGGGPGGINAGIMLSKAGKNVALIQEEAVSFGGTCLNSGCMPTKSLLKAATAYRYAKQAERYGLDLQAGPVDLGKLCAVTETDLNMLRGAIKGMLAETSITAFRGNGSFASEHEVTVTMAGGEQETIWGETIIIATGSSPRELPSAPFDGLHILSSDQMLTNTDLPKKLLIVGGGAIGCEFATLYKTFGSEVVLIEAMETLLPREDRDAGKKLQAAFEAQGITVRTGTSIDRLIVVDEKIRIQFDNGDSIDSIDKVLVGIGRAPNIEGLNLEAAGLRTEHGAVKVNELMQTNVPHIYAIGDVTGGLTLAHAAQREAQLLVQNLLHGSSHALKELAVPRVAFSYPEVAAVGASQEGNGIRAYTLPQVPNGRSVVDKVAPAFVKLFLKEQTSEIAGAVIIGEAATEIIHEMALAVENGLTLQQVGNTVHVHPTHSKNILYAIQSCG, encoded by the coding sequence GTGAAAAGCTTTGATGTGGTCATTATCGGCGGTGGCCCTGGCGGAATCAATGCGGGAATAATGCTCAGCAAGGCGGGCAAAAATGTTGCCCTGATTCAGGAAGAGGCGGTCTCTTTCGGCGGCACCTGCCTGAATAGCGGCTGTATGCCGACAAAGTCGCTGTTAAAGGCCGCGACGGCTTACCGGTACGCCAAACAGGCAGAAAGATATGGTTTGGACCTGCAGGCGGGACCCGTCGATTTAGGGAAACTGTGCGCCGTTACTGAAACAGATCTCAACATGCTGCGTGGGGCGATCAAGGGAATGCTCGCGGAAACCTCGATTACGGCATTCCGTGGGAACGGCTCTTTCGCGTCGGAGCATGAAGTCACGGTCACCATGGCCGGTGGCGAGCAGGAGACGATCTGGGGCGAAACGATCATTATTGCAACGGGTTCGAGCCCCCGGGAACTCCCCTCGGCGCCCTTCGACGGTTTGCACATCCTTTCGAGCGACCAGATGCTGACCAACACCGACCTGCCGAAAAAACTCCTGATCGTCGGTGGAGGTGCGATCGGATGTGAGTTCGCCACCTTGTATAAAACGTTTGGCAGCGAGGTCGTACTCATCGAGGCGATGGAAACCCTTCTGCCGCGCGAAGACCGCGACGCCGGCAAAAAACTGCAGGCAGCCTTTGAAGCTCAAGGGATTACCGTCAGGACCGGCACGTCGATCGACCGGCTCATCGTAGTAGATGAAAAAATCAGGATACAATTTGACAATGGCGACAGCATCGATAGCATCGACAAGGTTCTGGTCGGAATCGGCAGGGCTCCCAACATCGAGGGGCTGAACCTGGAAGCGGCCGGCCTGCGAACTGAGCATGGCGCCGTCAAGGTGAATGAATTAATGCAAACCAATGTGCCGCACATCTACGCCATCGGAGACGTGACCGGTGGGCTGACGCTGGCCCATGCGGCACAAAGGGAGGCGCAACTGCTGGTCCAAAATCTGCTGCATGGGAGCAGCCATGCTCTCAAAGAACTGGCTGTCCCCCGGGTGGCTTTCAGCTATCCGGAGGTGGCAGCAGTGGGGGCATCCCAGGAAGGAAACGGCATCAGGGCCTACACCTTACCCCAGGTTCCCAATGGACGTTCAGTGGTGGACAAGGTTGCCCCGGCCTTCGTGAAGCTTTTTTTGAAGGAGCAAACCTCTGAAATCGCCGGAGCGGTAATCATCGGAGAGGCGGCGACAGAAATCATACACGAGATGGCATTGGCGGTGGAGAACGGCCTTACCCTGCAACAGGTGGGTAATACGGTTCATGTCCACCCGACCCATTCTAAAAACATCCTCTATGCGATACAAAGCTGCGGTTAA
- the hisG gene encoding ATP phosphoribosyltransferase: protein MSNLLNLGIPKGSLENATVELFRKSGWQISISSRSYFPGVDDDELNCKLIRPQEMGKYVERGTIDAGIAGRDWVRENDSDVVEVCEMVYSKVSRRPARWVLVVTKDSTVQKPEDLHGATISTELVGFTKRYFAERNIPVNVEFSWGATEAKVVDGLCDAIVEVTETGSTIKANGLRIVCDLMESVPVLIANKAAWADPWKRQKIETIATLLKASLAAEGMVGLKMNAPNDKVEAITEILPSLNRPTVSHLYKSEWVSIESVLHEKEVRRIVPQLLALGAQGIIEYSLNKVL, encoded by the coding sequence ATGAGCAACCTCCTGAACCTCGGCATCCCCAAGGGGAGCCTCGAAAACGCCACCGTGGAGCTCTTCAGGAAATCGGGATGGCAGATCAGCATCTCCTCCCGCAGCTACTTCCCCGGCGTTGATGACGACGAGCTGAACTGCAAGCTGATCCGCCCCCAGGAGATGGGGAAATACGTGGAGCGCGGCACCATCGACGCCGGCATCGCCGGCCGCGACTGGGTCCGTGAGAACGACTCCGACGTGGTGGAAGTCTGCGAGATGGTCTACTCCAAAGTCTCCCGCCGCCCGGCCCGCTGGGTGCTGGTGGTCACCAAGGACTCGACGGTGCAGAAGCCCGAAGACCTCCACGGCGCCACCATCTCCACCGAGCTGGTCGGTTTCACCAAGCGCTACTTCGCCGAGCGCAACATCCCGGTGAACGTGGAGTTCTCCTGGGGGGCCACCGAGGCCAAGGTGGTGGATGGCCTCTGCGACGCCATCGTTGAGGTGACCGAAACCGGCTCCACCATCAAGGCCAACGGCCTGCGCATCGTCTGCGACCTCATGGAGTCGGTGCCGGTCCTCATCGCCAACAAGGCCGCCTGGGCCGATCCCTGGAAGCGCCAGAAGATCGAGACCATCGCCACGCTCCTCAAGGCGTCCCTGGCCGCCGAAGGGATGGTGGGTCTCAAGATGAACGCCCCCAACGACAAGGTCGAGGCCATCACGGAAATCCTTCCCAGCCTCAACCGTCCCACGGTTTCCCATCTCTACAAATCGGAGTGGGTCTCCATCGAGAGCGTGCTCCACGAGAAGGAAGTGCGGCGGATAGTGCCGCAACTCCTGGCCCTCGGTGCCCAGGGGATCATCGAGTACTCGCTGAACAAGGTGCTGTGA
- a CDS encoding ABC transporter permease, producing MVKALVELSADGVLWGHIGVSLARFGSAYLLALVTAVPLGLLLGRQPLARCAVDPLIQLLRPISPIAWFPLAVLWFGIGNAPAVFIIFLSVFFPILVSTISAVVKVPVIYLKVAANFGTRPLPTFLRVVVPAAFPGIMVGLHIGVGTGWIHLVAGEMLGAQSGLGFMIIDARNFLRTDWILAGMLVVGLLGLLINRVMRLAELWLGRRWGGAA from the coding sequence GTGGTAAAGGCTCTGGTTGAGCTCTCCGCCGACGGGGTTCTCTGGGGGCATATCGGCGTGAGTCTCGCCCGGTTCGGTAGTGCCTATTTGCTGGCGCTGGTAACGGCGGTCCCCCTTGGCCTGCTGCTCGGGCGCCAACCGCTTGCCCGCTGCGCCGTTGATCCCCTGATACAGCTTCTTCGCCCGATTTCACCCATTGCGTGGTTTCCCCTCGCGGTTCTTTGGTTCGGGATCGGCAATGCACCGGCTGTCTTCATTATTTTCCTCTCGGTGTTCTTTCCGATCCTTGTCTCAACCATAAGCGCGGTGGTGAAGGTTCCGGTCATCTATCTGAAGGTGGCCGCCAATTTTGGCACTCGTCCGTTGCCGACCTTTCTCAGGGTTGTGGTTCCTGCCGCCTTTCCAGGCATCATGGTGGGGCTACATATCGGGGTGGGGACCGGCTGGATCCATCTGGTGGCCGGAGAGATGCTGGGTGCCCAGTCGGGGCTCGGCTTCATGATTATTGATGCTCGTAATTTCCTGCGCACCGACTGGATTCTCGCCGGTATGCTGGTGGTCGGGCTACTGGGGCTTCTCATAAACAGGGTGATGCGGCTTGCCGAGTTGTGGCTTGGCCGTCGATGGGGAGGTGCGGCATGA
- the recC gene encoding exodeoxyribonuclease V subunit gamma, with protein MPLFLYSSNRMEHLVDRLVEVLRRPLAAPLAPEVIVVQSKGMQRWLSMELATATGVWANGAYPFPNAFVWDLFRKALPDLPAASPFDPAVLSWRIMGLLSGFLDQPAFAPLAGYLAGEERELKLYQLAGKIADTFDQYTIFRPDMIARWEQGTEDHWQAVLWRALAGEGRGLHREAVRSEFFRRLARGEVDTALFPERITVFGISYLPQFHLDVFRRIADFTEVNLFVMGPCREYWADILPERIIARLSPEEREVRIEGNPLLASLGLLGKEFSDTLVELGATAGGDTDLYGDAPDTTLLGMVQNDILRLEGSSGDQRPVDAADRSILISSCHSPMREVEVLHDTLLNLFASADDLTPRDILVMTPDIETYAPYISAVFDGCRDPRLKIPYSIADRSIRREGGLAETFLAILDLSGKRFPVTAVTEILASSPVHGRFGLDAGHLELIRTWLEETRIRWGMDGEERRRAGFPPYREHSWRAGLDRLILGYAMPEEDGRMVEGILPFDAMEGEGPAVLGRFAGFVEGLHALVDELDRPRTLTEWVRLCRRILDDFFAPGEEGAFDLATLNGILTELETVRDEAGFGGAVALPVIRAWLRGRLDREVRGLGFMTGGVTFCAMLPMRSIPFKVIALLGMSDGAFPRRNTPPGFDLIARDRRRGDRSLRDEDRYLFLEALLSARRHFIISYTGQSIRDNSTLPPSVLVDEFLDYLGRRFSDGTPDFPKKLVSKHRLQPFSPTYFTGDGTLFSYSEENCRAVAQRLKGAVAVPTFITEPLPEPPDELLTVSLSALLYFFDNPARYFVRTRLGIRLDELPPPLEDREPFAIDSLDAYRLREEMLDLALAGREPRETFAVARARGILPPARQGELLFRGLGDGVEDLAAQIRALTGGRSPLDPLPVDLALGPYRITGMLGDIWPVALLRHKGAKCSGRDQVRLWIEHLLLNLLAQEGYPAASILVATDVSLRFEPVPNPMVHLETLLGLYGQGLREPLRFFPRTAAAYAVKGELSAARNAWGGEFFPEGDDPYYRLCFGGIDPLDGEFERIARAVFGPLNEHRQGKGE; from the coding sequence ATGCCCCTTTTCCTCTACTCCAGCAACCGGATGGAGCACCTTGTCGACCGGCTTGTCGAGGTGTTGCGGCGCCCCTTGGCCGCCCCCCTGGCGCCGGAGGTGATCGTTGTCCAGAGCAAGGGGATGCAGCGCTGGCTCTCCATGGAGCTGGCAACGGCAACCGGCGTCTGGGCCAACGGTGCCTATCCGTTCCCCAATGCCTTTGTCTGGGACCTGTTCCGGAAGGCCCTGCCGGATCTCCCCGCCGCATCCCCCTTCGACCCGGCGGTGCTGTCGTGGCGGATCATGGGGCTGCTCTCCGGTTTCCTGGACCAGCCGGCTTTTGCACCCCTGGCGGGATACCTGGCAGGGGAGGAGCGGGAGCTGAAGCTCTACCAGCTTGCCGGGAAGATCGCCGACACCTTCGATCAGTACACGATCTTCCGTCCCGACATGATCGCCCGCTGGGAACAGGGAACCGAGGACCACTGGCAGGCCGTCCTCTGGCGCGCCCTGGCGGGGGAGGGGAGAGGGCTCCACCGGGAGGCGGTGCGTAGCGAATTCTTCCGGCGCCTGGCCCGGGGAGAGGTGGACACGGCGCTTTTCCCGGAGCGGATCACCGTCTTCGGCATCTCGTACTTACCCCAGTTCCACCTGGATGTCTTCCGGCGCATCGCCGATTTCACCGAGGTGAACCTCTTTGTCATGGGCCCCTGCCGGGAGTACTGGGCCGACATCCTCCCCGAGCGGATCATCGCCCGGCTCTCTCCGGAGGAGCGGGAGGTGCGGATCGAGGGGAACCCCCTCCTGGCCTCCCTGGGGCTCCTGGGGAAGGAGTTTTCCGATACCCTCGTGGAGCTGGGCGCCACGGCCGGCGGCGACACCGACCTCTACGGCGATGCCCCCGACACGACCCTCCTCGGCATGGTGCAGAACGACATCCTCCGCCTGGAGGGGAGCAGCGGCGACCAGCGCCCCGTGGACGCGGCGGACCGCTCCATCCTGATTTCATCCTGCCACAGCCCCATGCGTGAGGTGGAGGTGCTCCACGACACCCTCCTGAACCTCTTTGCCTCCGCGGACGATCTCACCCCCCGCGATATCCTCGTCATGACGCCGGACATCGAGACCTACGCCCCCTATATCTCCGCCGTGTTCGACGGGTGCCGGGACCCGCGGCTGAAGATTCCCTACTCCATCGCCGACCGGAGCATCCGGAGGGAAGGGGGGCTTGCGGAGACGTTCCTGGCAATCCTCGACCTTTCCGGCAAGCGGTTCCCGGTGACCGCGGTCACGGAGATCCTGGCCTCCTCCCCGGTTCACGGCCGGTTCGGCCTCGATGCCGGCCATCTGGAACTGATCCGCACCTGGCTGGAGGAGACCCGCATCCGGTGGGGAATGGACGGTGAGGAGCGGCGCCGTGCCGGGTTTCCCCCCTACCGGGAACACAGCTGGCGGGCCGGGCTGGACCGGCTCATCCTGGGATATGCCATGCCAGAGGAGGATGGCCGGATGGTGGAGGGGATTCTCCCCTTCGACGCCATGGAAGGGGAGGGACCGGCGGTCCTGGGACGGTTTGCGGGCTTCGTGGAAGGGCTCCACGCCTTGGTGGACGAACTGGACCGCCCCCGCACCCTGACGGAGTGGGTGCGGCTCTGCCGGCGGATTCTCGACGACTTTTTCGCCCCTGGGGAGGAGGGGGCTTTTGACCTGGCCACCCTGAACGGCATTCTCACCGAGTTGGAGACGGTGCGGGACGAGGCGGGATTCGGCGGCGCGGTGGCGCTGCCGGTGATCCGCGCCTGGCTCCGGGGACGGCTCGACCGGGAGGTGCGGGGGCTCGGCTTCATGACCGGCGGGGTCACCTTCTGCGCCATGCTTCCCATGCGGAGCATCCCCTTCAAGGTCATCGCGCTCCTTGGCATGAGCGACGGTGCTTTCCCCCGCCGGAACACCCCCCCCGGCTTCGACCTCATAGCCCGGGACCGGCGGCGGGGAGACCGCTCCCTGCGGGACGAGGACCGTTACCTCTTCCTGGAGGCCCTTCTGTCGGCCCGGCGGCATTTTATCATCAGCTACACGGGGCAGAGCATCCGGGACAACAGCACGCTTCCTCCATCGGTCCTCGTGGACGAGTTTCTCGACTACCTGGGGCGCCGCTTCTCGGACGGCACTCCGGACTTCCCGAAAAAACTCGTGAGCAAGCACCGGCTTCAACCCTTCAGCCCGACCTACTTCACCGGCGACGGCACGCTTTTCAGCTACTCGGAGGAGAACTGCCGGGCCGTGGCCCAACGCCTGAAGGGTGCCGTGGCGGTACCTACCTTCATCACCGAGCCCCTGCCGGAGCCTCCGGATGAACTGCTGACGGTCTCCCTTTCAGCTCTCCTTTACTTCTTCGATAACCCGGCCCGCTACTTCGTGCGGACCCGGCTCGGCATCCGGCTCGACGAGCTTCCGCCTCCCCTGGAAGACCGGGAGCCCTTTGCCATTGATTCCCTCGACGCCTACCGGCTCAGGGAAGAGATGCTGGACCTGGCCCTGGCGGGACGGGAACCGCGGGAAACCTTTGCCGTGGCCCGGGCCCGGGGGATACTGCCGCCGGCCCGCCAGGGGGAGCTCCTGTTCCGGGGGCTTGGCGACGGAGTTGAGGATCTGGCTGCACAGATCAGGGCGCTGACCGGTGGAAGGTCGCCGCTGGATCCTCTCCCCGTTGACCTTGCCCTGGGGCCTTACCGGATCACCGGGATGTTGGGGGATATCTGGCCCGTGGCGCTTCTGCGCCATAAGGGGGCGAAATGTTCGGGGCGCGATCAGGTACGGCTCTGGATCGAGCATCTGCTGCTGAATCTTCTCGCCCAGGAGGGGTATCCGGCCGCAAGCATCCTTGTTGCAACCGATGTTTCCCTGCGGTTTGAGCCGGTGCCGAATCCCATGGTGCACCTGGAGACCCTTCTCGGCCTCTACGGGCAGGGG
- a CDS encoding ABC transporter ATP-binding protein, which produces MSRPVKINLQGVEKRFPASGGKEITALQRLDLEIGAGEFICLVGPSGCGKTTLINLMAGFDRPSSGSITIDGQPVTGPDPDHIMIFQDYGLFPWRTVLGNVLFALQSRGVGKKEAQERATEYLKLVGLSSFLQSFPHQLSGGMKQRVAIARALAVEPSVLFMDEPFAALDAFTRLRLQDEVLRLWEEKRPTVIFVTHDLDEAIYLGGRVILMAPDPGRVSKILPVYLPRPCDRTSEEFATYRRELFEEFHLVHREAAGEAAYSI; this is translated from the coding sequence ATGAGCCGGCCGGTGAAAATTAACCTTCAAGGCGTTGAAAAACGTTTCCCTGCGTCGGGAGGAAAAGAGATTACGGCTTTGCAGCGGCTCGACCTGGAGATTGGCGCTGGCGAGTTTATCTGTCTGGTGGGACCATCGGGCTGCGGCAAAACAACCCTGATCAATCTCATGGCCGGTTTCGATCGACCCTCGTCAGGCAGCATAACCATTGACGGCCAGCCAGTAACGGGTCCGGACCCCGACCACATCATGATCTTTCAGGATTACGGTCTTTTCCCGTGGCGGACGGTGCTGGGCAACGTTCTCTTCGCCCTGCAATCAAGGGGGGTGGGGAAAAAAGAGGCCCAGGAGCGGGCCACCGAATACTTGAAACTGGTCGGGCTCTCCTCCTTTCTTCAGAGCTTTCCGCACCAGCTTTCCGGAGGGATGAAGCAGCGGGTCGCCATTGCACGCGCCCTGGCGGTGGAGCCTTCCGTCCTCTTCATGGACGAACCATTCGCAGCGCTGGACGCTTTTACCCGCCTGCGCCTCCAGGACGAGGTCCTGCGTCTGTGGGAAGAGAAGCGGCCTACGGTGATCTTCGTCACCCATGACCTCGACGAGGCTATTTACCTTGGCGGACGGGTTATTCTCATGGCCCCCGATCCCGGTCGAGTCAGCAAGATTCTTCCCGTTTATCTCCCTCGTCCCTGTGACCGGACCAGTGAGGAATTCGCCACCTACCGGCGAGAACTCTTCGAAGAGTTTCACCTGGTACATCGGGAAGCGGCAGGCGAGGCTGCGTACAGCATTTAG
- a CDS encoding ABC transporter substrate-binding protein yields MNRRDFLKTSGLALAAAATPFGRFAWAGGATLSLKIGYLPLTDHLLMIAAEREQFKNIRIKPVRFSSWPEIAEALKNGKIDGGFLLTPMGLALRQKGAPIKVVLLGHRNGSAITVKNSPDINRITDLRGKTVAIPSPFSTHNLLLRKALSEKGLVPGRDVKVIDMAPPEMPVALATGRIHGFMVAEPFGAQAEAQKVGKILVLSKDIWKDHICCTLNLQEKIIQSYPAEVQELVTGLIRTASFIESKPAEAARGSVKILGQRPEIVEKVLTTPQDRLTFRNLAPSRADFVAIQDYMVKFGVAKAKVDLTGYLDDRFAKRKG; encoded by the coding sequence ATGAACAGACGCGACTTTCTCAAAACCTCGGGCCTGGCTTTGGCTGCTGCTGCCACTCCCTTCGGCCGTTTCGCCTGGGCCGGCGGGGCCACACTTTCCCTTAAGATCGGTTATCTCCCCCTCACCGATCACCTCCTCATGATTGCCGCCGAGAGGGAGCAGTTCAAAAACATCCGCATCAAGCCGGTGAGGTTTTCCTCATGGCCCGAGATCGCCGAAGCCCTGAAGAATGGGAAAATCGACGGCGGTTTCCTCCTCACTCCCATGGGGTTGGCGCTCCGCCAAAAGGGGGCACCGATCAAAGTGGTGCTCCTGGGGCACCGTAATGGCAGCGCCATAACGGTAAAAAATTCACCCGATATCAACCGTATCACGGATTTGCGGGGCAAGACCGTCGCCATACCGAGTCCTTTTTCGACTCACAACCTGCTGCTGCGCAAGGCCTTGAGCGAGAAGGGGCTGGTGCCGGGGCGGGACGTGAAAGTGATAGATATGGCGCCTCCCGAGATGCCGGTTGCACTCGCCACCGGCCGGATCCACGGCTTCATGGTGGCCGAGCCTTTCGGTGCCCAGGCCGAGGCCCAGAAGGTGGGAAAGATCCTCGTTCTCTCCAAGGATATCTGGAAAGACCACATCTGCTGCACCCTTAACCTGCAGGAAAAGATAATCCAGAGCTATCCTGCCGAGGTACAGGAACTGGTTACGGGGCTTATCCGTACCGCTTCTTTCATTGAGTCCAAGCCGGCCGAAGCGGCCAGGGGATCGGTAAAGATTCTCGGCCAGCGCCCGGAGATCGTAGAGAAAGTCCTCACTACTCCTCAGGATCGCCTCACTTTCCGAAATTTGGCTCCTTCACGGGCAGATTTCGTCGCCATTCAGGACTACATGGTGAAGTTTGGGGTTGCGAAAGCCAAGGTGGATCTGACTGGCTATCTGGATGACCGCTTTGCGAAGAGGAAAGGGTAG
- a CDS encoding DUF2292 domain-containing protein: protein MDQGEPWSSDREEKIRAALWEIRFGTVTLVIQDGKVIKIDKSEKVWLK, encoded by the coding sequence ATCGATCAGGGAGAACCGTGGAGCAGTGACCGGGAGGAGAAAATCCGGGCGGCGCTGTGGGAGATCCGCTTCGGCACGGTCACCCTCGTCATTCAGGACGGGAAGGTGATCAAGATCGACAAGAGCGAAAAGGTCTGGCTGAAGTAA
- a CDS encoding MarR family winged helix-turn-helix transcriptional regulator — translation MHENLCSKLNYLARLLLSKVNEETSHFGVTQGQLPVLCCLNEKEGQTQSELCKNIQVEQPTMANTLRRMERDGLIYRNTSEHDGRQSQIFISTQVRPVIEVLQAKRDEVISRMLREMSVEERDTFERLVDMAVKGLDDRHQQTERKKEDV, via the coding sequence ATGCATGAAAACCTGTGTTCCAAATTGAACTACCTGGCCCGCTTGCTGCTCTCGAAAGTCAATGAGGAAACAAGCCATTTCGGGGTCACCCAAGGGCAACTGCCGGTTCTTTGCTGCTTAAACGAAAAGGAAGGGCAGACCCAGTCAGAACTTTGCAAAAACATACAGGTTGAGCAGCCGACCATGGCCAACACGTTGCGGCGAATGGAGCGCGATGGCCTGATTTATCGGAATACTAGTGAGCATGACGGGCGCCAATCGCAGATTTTCATATCAACCCAGGTCCGTCCGGTGATTGAAGTTCTGCAGGCGAAACGCGACGAAGTTATCTCCAGAATGTTGCGGGAGATGTCGGTTGAAGAGCGGGACACTTTCGAACGGTTAGTCGATATGGCGGTGAAGGGACTTGATGACCGGCACCAACAGACTGAACGAAAAAAGGAGGATGTGTGA
- the hisI gene encoding phosphoribosyl-AMP cyclohydrolase — translation MIQIDFQKMGGLIPAIIQDHESGEVLMVAFMDEKTLNLTLESGKTWFFSRTRNKYWMKGEESGNTQEVIEVLTDCDADSVVIKVKQNGPAACHTGNRSCFYVRWEGGQWVEHSNPLFDPKEVYKK, via the coding sequence ATGATCCAGATCGATTTCCAGAAAATGGGTGGGCTCATTCCCGCCATCATCCAGGACCACGAATCCGGCGAGGTTCTCATGGTGGCGTTCATGGACGAAAAAACCCTTAACCTGACCCTTGAGTCGGGCAAAACCTGGTTCTTCAGCCGCACCCGCAACAAGTACTGGATGAAGGGCGAGGAGTCGGGTAACACCCAGGAGGTTATCGAGGTCCTCACCGACTGCGACGCCGACTCCGTGGTCATCAAGGTGAAGCAGAACGGTCCGGCCGCCTGCCACACCGGCAACCGGAGCTGCTTCTACGTGCGGTGGGAGGGTGGCCAGTGGGTAGAGCACTCCAACCCCCTCTTCGATCCGAAGGAGGTCTACAAAAAATGA